A window of Metabacillus sp. B2-18 contains these coding sequences:
- a CDS encoding DDE-type integrase/transposase/recombinase, with protein sequence MYPQIITYLLTFINYQEQLIRTLLTLLIGKSMFDKPTEQPVNKPYRKLQVDDLPVIEVLEQLDYRVLLSEYLEKNGKALKPVQRRKNAKVSVPKAMNCPKCGAPSDYLYANNGDKGQYQCKVCTELFSEKNRYSKEAILKCPHCSKTLEKIKERKDFHVFKCKNNDCSYYQKKLNGMTSKEKKRFKKDPQAFKLRYIFRQFYIDFQPLSKESPELPAVDLSKIYASPHTLGLILTYHVNYGLSARKTAAIMQDVHGVMISHQTVLNYENSVALLLKPYVDHYPYELSDQFCGDETYIRVNGRWHYLFFFFDAVKKIILSYPVSPNRDTATAIRAIDEVLIKMKEIPENLTFVVDGNPIYLLAQHFFAQHEILFDVKQVIGLTNEDPVSTEYRPMKQIIERLNRTFKGNYRSTHGFGSEHGSISYVTLFTAYFNFLRPHAALEGKVPVVNPELKGLPTMPARWTKLIGLAQQWIVEQRQA encoded by the coding sequence TACCCTCAAATTATAACCTATTTATTAACTTTTATAAACTATCAAGAACAACTCATTCGAACATTGCTTACTTTATTGATTGGTAAAAGCATGTTCGATAAACCTACTGAACAGCCCGTAAATAAACCTTATCGAAAACTTCAAGTGGATGACCTTCCGGTCATTGAAGTTCTAGAACAGCTTGATTATCGAGTTCTTCTTAGTGAATATCTAGAGAAGAACGGGAAAGCTCTCAAACCTGTTCAAAGGCGTAAGAATGCAAAAGTTTCCGTACCTAAAGCCATGAACTGTCCAAAGTGTGGTGCTCCATCGGATTATCTTTATGCCAACAATGGAGATAAAGGTCAGTATCAATGCAAGGTGTGTACAGAACTTTTCAGTGAAAAGAACCGTTACTCTAAGGAGGCCATCCTGAAGTGTCCTCATTGTTCCAAGACTCTCGAGAAAATAAAAGAAAGAAAAGATTTTCACGTGTTTAAGTGCAAGAACAATGACTGTTCTTATTATCAAAAGAAGCTCAATGGGATGACTTCAAAAGAAAAGAAAAGGTTCAAAAAGGACCCTCAAGCATTTAAATTGAGATACATTTTCCGTCAGTTTTATATCGATTTCCAGCCGTTATCTAAGGAATCACCAGAACTGCCGGCCGTGGACTTATCAAAGATTTATGCATCCCCACATACATTAGGATTGATCCTAACCTATCATGTAAACTATGGCCTTTCGGCCCGTAAAACAGCTGCGATTATGCAGGACGTACACGGAGTGATGATTTCACATCAGACTGTATTGAACTACGAAAATAGCGTAGCTTTATTACTTAAACCTTATGTGGATCACTATCCCTATGAACTTTCAGACCAATTCTGCGGTGATGAAACGTATATCAGAGTAAACGGTCGATGGCATTATTTATTTTTCTTTTTTGACGCCGTGAAAAAGATTATTCTTTCGTATCCGGTGTCGCCTAATCGAGACACAGCAACAGCCATTCGAGCAATTGATGAGGTCTTAATCAAGATGAAAGAGATTCCAGAAAATCTGACCTTTGTGGTAGACGGGAATCCAATCTATCTTTTAGCCCAACATTTCTTCGCTCAACATGAGATTTTATTCGATGTGAAGCAGGTCATTGGATTAACCAATGAGGACCCTGTTTCAACCGAATATAGACCAATGAAACAAATAATTGAGAGACTTAACCGCACCTTTAAGGGCAATTATCGCTCCACTCATGGATTCGGCTCTGAACATGGTTCCATTTCATACGTCACCTTATTTACGGCCTACTTTAACTTTTTGCGTCCGCATGCCGCCTTAGAAGGAAAAGTGCCCGTAGTGAATCCAGAACTCAAGGGGCTTCCAACAATGCCAGCACGTTGGACAAAGCTCATTGGATTAGCACAACAATGGATAGTAGAACAAAGACAAGCCTAA
- a CDS encoding SDR family oxidoreductase, with protein sequence MKLFITGANRGLGLALTTEAVKRGHTVFAGVRNPQKQSDAINHLCSIFPNKVQLLQLDVADESTCQEAAEKLRAENISLNVIINNAGILDERSKTIKEIDIEKVEQTFNINLFGPMRVVKHFLPLLYKGSDSTVINISSEAGSFQNAYGGDYPYALSKSALNMFSEQLRKYLKEDEVSVYAVHPGWIKTDMGGEKAPGSPEESAHGIMDIIERKTKINHNSSFINFKGEAIPQ encoded by the coding sequence ATGAAATTATTCATCACAGGTGCTAACCGTGGGTTAGGTCTGGCACTTACAACAGAAGCGGTAAAGAGGGGACACACTGTTTTTGCTGGTGTAAGAAATCCGCAGAAACAAAGTGATGCCATAAACCACCTATGTTCAATTTTTCCAAATAAAGTTCAGCTTCTTCAACTTGATGTAGCTGATGAATCAACCTGTCAAGAAGCAGCTGAAAAGCTGAGAGCAGAAAACATCTCGCTTAATGTGATCATCAACAATGCAGGAATTTTAGATGAGCGTTCAAAAACAATCAAAGAAATTGATATTGAGAAGGTGGAGCAAACCTTCAATATTAACCTTTTTGGACCAATGCGTGTGGTTAAGCATTTTTTACCGCTTCTCTACAAAGGGTCAGATTCAACCGTGATTAACATTTCATCTGAAGCGGGAAGTTTTCAAAATGCTTATGGTGGGGATTATCCTTATGCACTTTCAAAAAGTGCATTAAACATGTTTTCGGAGCAGCTTAGAAAATATTTAAAAGAAGATGAGGTTTCTGTGTATGCGGTTCATCCTGGCTGGATCAAAACAGATATGGGTGGAGAGAAGGCTCCAGGTTCACCGGAAGAATCGGCACATGGTATTATGGATATTATTGAAAGAAAAACGAAAATTAATCATAACTCTTCTTTTATTAACTTTAAGGGGGAGGCAATACCACAATAA
- a CDS encoding VOC family protein produces MNKIENNNLMKIGLVVDDIHAAAKNFSKLFGVEMPKIMLPPEEYSPDPTGETYTVFRGEHVPARVKLANLQMGPVTVELLEPLDEVSPYTEFKQKHGQGVQFITFTVNGFEEHINFVEDKGVPLVHKGEYGVGRYCFFDSVPQLGVMLGLQELGRKPV; encoded by the coding sequence TTGAATAAAATAGAAAACAACAATCTGATGAAAATTGGCTTAGTCGTTGATGATATTCATGCTGCTGCAAAAAACTTTTCCAAATTATTTGGTGTTGAAATGCCCAAGATTATGCTACCACCTGAGGAATATAGTCCTGACCCAACAGGTGAAACTTACACCGTGTTTCGGGGGGAACATGTTCCAGCACGTGTAAAATTGGCAAATCTTCAAATGGGTCCTGTTACAGTCGAGCTTTTAGAGCCACTTGACGAAGTAAGTCCTTATACAGAGTTTAAGCAAAAACATGGGCAAGGTGTTCAATTTATTACGTTTACGGTTAATGGATTTGAAGAACACATAAATTTTGTAGAAGATAAGGGTGTTCCTTTAGTACATAAAGGAGAATATGGAGTTGGTCGTTATTGCTTCTTCGACTCGGTTCCACAGCTTGGTGTCATGTTGGGACTGCAAGAATTAGGAAGAAAACCAGTATAA
- a CDS encoding VOC family protein, protein MPNQTQSQNGVLGTNVIAQIGILVHDIETVSQAYADFFGVEKPQWNWTDSVDKAQTEFEGATSEARSKLAFFDMGSLQLELIEPDHHPSTWRNHLNEHGEGPHHIAFVIDGMKEKVAVMEGKNMPLVQKGEYTGGRYAYMDTFKDLKIMLELLENDK, encoded by the coding sequence ATGCCAAATCAAACTCAATCTCAAAATGGTGTGTTAGGTACAAATGTAATCGCTCAAATTGGTATTTTAGTTCATGATATAGAAACGGTTTCACAGGCTTATGCGGATTTCTTTGGAGTTGAAAAGCCGCAATGGAATTGGACCGATTCAGTTGATAAGGCTCAAACAGAATTCGAAGGAGCAACTTCTGAAGCACGTTCAAAGCTGGCATTTTTTGATATGGGATCACTTCAGTTAGAATTAATAGAACCAGATCATCATCCGAGCACGTGGAGAAATCACCTGAATGAACATGGAGAAGGACCACATCATATTGCGTTTGTGATTGATGGAATGAAAGAAAAAGTAGCGGTAATGGAAGGAAAAAATATGCCTCTTGTACAAAAAGGGGAATATACAGGTGGGCGCTATGCGTATATGGACACGTTCAAGGATTTAAAGATTATGCTCGAGCTTCTTGAAAATGATAAATAG
- a CDS encoding IS110 family transposase: protein MDFKQNHKINQVTEKTLVVGIDIAKRKHFACFVDDRGRVLQKSFSVLQSNDGFQHFYHRILTAMKEHEKTEVIVGIEPTGHYWLNLAYFLDERGIPLAMANPLHVKRSKELDDNLPTKHDRKDALVIARLIKDGRFSYPRILKDIEAELRVGSTFRGKLTEEFGAVKNMMIRWLDRYFPEFTQVFPSFGKMALAVLECTPFPSDLFQKQPDEVLSLYRQVEGLKSPQRPKAIQLIEVSSNSIGVTEGREMARIEIATLVRRYNQLEQEIESITQQLVTLVQTSVEYEWLSTVQGLGDTTIVDLLAEIGSFSHYEDPRQIIKLAGLTLRENSSGQHKGQKHISKRGRRKLRALLFRVMMPMVRHNEAFRKLHEYYTNRKVNPLRKKQSIVVLCGKLIKVLHGISTKHKAFDAQRMMKDIPSLAEAM, encoded by the coding sequence ATGGATTTTAAACAAAACCATAAAATAAATCAAGTCACTGAAAAAACACTCGTTGTCGGAATCGACATTGCGAAGCGAAAACATTTCGCCTGCTTTGTAGATGATCGTGGGAGAGTGCTCCAAAAATCATTTTCTGTATTACAGTCTAATGATGGTTTCCAGCATTTTTATCATCGTATTCTAACTGCGATGAAAGAACACGAAAAAACAGAAGTCATCGTAGGGATTGAACCTACTGGCCATTACTGGCTTAATTTAGCCTATTTCCTTGATGAACGAGGCATTCCCCTCGCAATGGCTAATCCTTTGCACGTCAAGCGTTCAAAAGAGTTGGACGACAATTTACCAACCAAACATGACCGCAAGGATGCACTGGTGATCGCTCGTCTCATAAAAGATGGACGCTTTAGTTATCCACGTATTTTGAAAGACATTGAGGCGGAACTTCGTGTTGGGTCAACATTTAGAGGTAAGTTGACAGAGGAATTTGGTGCTGTCAAAAATATGATGATTCGCTGGTTAGATCGATATTTTCCAGAATTCACTCAGGTGTTTCCGTCATTCGGGAAAATGGCTCTGGCAGTACTTGAATGTACTCCATTTCCAAGTGATCTATTTCAAAAGCAGCCAGATGAAGTCTTATCGCTTTACCGACAGGTTGAGGGGCTAAAATCTCCCCAACGACCAAAAGCAATACAACTTATTGAAGTCAGTTCTAACTCCATCGGAGTAACAGAAGGACGTGAGATGGCCCGTATTGAAATTGCCACGCTCGTTCGCCGTTACAACCAGTTGGAACAAGAAATTGAAAGCATTACACAGCAATTAGTTACGCTTGTACAAACGTCTGTAGAGTACGAATGGCTCTCAACGGTTCAAGGACTCGGCGATACCACAATCGTTGATTTGTTGGCCGAAATCGGTAGCTTTTCACACTATGAAGATCCACGCCAAATCATTAAACTTGCGGGATTAACTTTACGTGAAAACTCTTCCGGCCAGCACAAAGGGCAAAAACATATCTCCAAACGGGGAAGAAGAAAGCTTCGTGCCCTCCTTTTCCGAGTGATGATGCCAATGGTTCGCCATAATGAAGCCTTTCGAAAGCTGCATGAATATTACACTAACCGTAAGGTTAACCCGTTACGGAAGAAGCAATCTATTGTGGTTCTATGCGGAAAACTAATAAAAGTCTTACATGGAATAAGTACAAAGCACAAAGCTTTTGACGCACAGCGAATGATGAAGGATATTCCTAGTCTCGCAGAGGCTATGTAA
- a CDS encoding carbohydrate ABC transporter permease, whose protein sequence is MNSQKRNMRNGLLFISPWIIGFLCFTAYPMFSSLYYSMTEYNLISDPSFVGFNNYKQLLFEDDLFITVLGNTMYMIFVGLTLTTVVTIFIAILLNTKDIKGISFFRVVFFIPTLVPFVVLAILWIWVLQPDSGVVNSILGLVGIDGPGWFSSPTWAKPGFIIMAIWMSGNMILIYLAALGDIPKSLYEAASIDGANVLQKVFHITLPGLRPAILFNSITGMIAVFQSFAEAFIITDGGPDNSTLFYSLYLYRNAFQYFNMGYASAQAWILLIIALLMTMTFFKLSKRWGFED, encoded by the coding sequence ATGAACTCACAAAAACGAAATATGAGAAATGGTTTGCTATTCATTTCTCCATGGATTATCGGTTTTCTCTGTTTTACAGCTTATCCCATGTTTAGTTCTCTCTACTATTCGATGACAGAGTATAACTTAATTTCTGACCCATCATTTGTAGGATTCAACAATTATAAACAGCTTCTATTTGAAGATGATTTGTTTATAACCGTTCTAGGAAACACCATGTATATGATTTTTGTGGGATTAACACTTACAACTGTCGTGACAATCTTTATTGCGATTCTATTAAACACAAAGGATATTAAAGGAATTTCATTTTTTAGAGTTGTCTTTTTCATTCCAACGCTTGTTCCATTTGTTGTTCTAGCTATTTTGTGGATTTGGGTATTACAGCCAGATTCTGGTGTGGTCAATTCGATTCTTGGCCTTGTTGGAATCGATGGGCCAGGATGGTTTTCAAGTCCAACCTGGGCAAAGCCAGGATTTATTATTATGGCCATTTGGATGTCAGGAAACATGATTTTAATTTACTTGGCTGCACTTGGTGATATTCCGAAATCTTTATATGAAGCTGCTTCAATAGATGGAGCGAATGTTCTTCAAAAAGTTTTTCATATTACCTTACCAGGTTTAAGACCAGCGATTTTATTTAATTCCATAACAGGTATGATCGCCGTCTTTCAATCATTCGCAGAAGCGTTCATTATTACCGATGGAGGACCTGATAACTCGACGTTATTCTATTCACTCTATCTTTATCGAAATGCGTTTCAGTATTTCAATATGGGATACGCTTCAGCACAAGCCTGGATATTACTAATTATCGCCTTACTCATGACAATGACGTTCTTTAAACTATCAAAAAGATGGGGATTTGAAGATTAA
- a CDS encoding carbohydrate ABC transporter permease encodes MTLPAAETNHQRDVHPNQQQATTLRKMNKKLNKLAVYLILILFSLAFIVPFVWLISGSLKSSTELFADPPIWIPEVLNWSNYTEAFTAFPFFLYLKNTLIIVFFTCIGAVLSNSLIAYGFSRIDWKYRDGIFIVVLATLMLPFQVIMIPLFLLFKEIGWIGTYYPLIVPHFFGNAFFIFLLRQFFKGIPKELSEAAKMDGANEFIVFWKVILPLSKPILATVVIFQFIEAWRDFLGPLIFLSDNSHYTLSLGVQQIMSQNDPRWGLLMAIGVAMTLPIIIIFFFLQRYFIEGITFTGSKG; translated from the coding sequence ATGACACTTCCAGCGGCTGAAACAAATCATCAACGTGACGTTCACCCTAATCAACAGCAAGCAACCACACTAAGGAAAATGAATAAAAAGCTTAATAAGTTAGCAGTATACTTGATTTTGATTCTATTTTCGTTAGCGTTTATTGTACCATTTGTTTGGCTCATATCAGGCTCATTGAAAAGCAGTACGGAACTTTTTGCCGATCCCCCCATTTGGATTCCTGAGGTTCTAAATTGGTCAAATTATACTGAGGCTTTCACCGCATTTCCATTCTTTTTATATCTAAAGAATACACTCATCATTGTCTTTTTTACATGTATAGGTGCAGTTCTTTCTAATTCTCTCATTGCCTATGGTTTTTCAAGAATTGATTGGAAATATCGTGATGGCATTTTCATCGTCGTTTTAGCAACATTGATGCTTCCTTTTCAAGTTATCATGATTCCTTTATTCCTCTTATTCAAAGAAATTGGTTGGATTGGCACTTACTATCCATTAATTGTTCCACACTTTTTTGGAAACGCATTCTTTATTTTCCTATTACGACAGTTTTTCAAAGGCATACCAAAAGAATTATCTGAAGCTGCTAAAATGGATGGCGCAAATGAGTTTATCGTCTTCTGGAAAGTCATTTTACCACTATCAAAGCCGATTCTAGCAACAGTCGTGATCTTTCAATTTATTGAAGCGTGGCGAGATTTCCTTGGACCGTTAATTTTCTTAAGTGACAATAGCCACTACACCCTATCATTAGGTGTTCAGCAAATTATGTCACAAAATGATCCACGATGGGGCTTACTCATGGCTATCGGTGTGGCTATGACACTACCAATCATTATTATTTTTTTCTTCCTACAACGTTATTTTATTGAAGGGATTACATTTACAGGGTCTAAAGGGTAG
- a CDS encoding ABC transporter substrate-binding protein — protein MKKIVSMSFISLLVFILVLSGCSSSDSSSSSTSNENSKEFTYWYPWGGDSEKWDKDRIAAYEAEEGAKVNAVYVPDGITNGKLLSAISGGNPPDLVLGDGNDYQLAYSLAAQGALEPLDDYLKEAGFDENSVLDGFKDLMKSSDGKTYILPQDSNVNLLYYNVDMFEAAGLDPDNPPQTIEELDKAAEALTKVKDDGSFETLGFIPWIDAGEDPYTWPWAFGATMYDTDAKKVTLNEQPMVEAFTWMDTYAKKYDPEKIKSFTSGFGGAFSPDHPFMKGKVAMTVNGNWFANALKIYSPDTKYKVAPIPSPPDGRKDSSVFGTNVFFVPKGAKNPQAAINFALYGNQDKVLADNINIWRSISIWKEKSDAIEWENDPVYDTVLKVAASPDSGHPALTSVASEMGDELTSIRDGVIYNHDDPAQLLQKAQDKLQETLEKK, from the coding sequence ATGAAGAAAATCGTCTCAATGAGTTTTATTTCGTTACTTGTCTTTATTTTAGTCCTTTCAGGTTGTTCGAGTTCAGATTCTTCCTCTTCATCAACATCTAACGAAAACTCCAAAGAATTTACATACTGGTATCCGTGGGGAGGAGATTCTGAAAAATGGGATAAAGACCGAATTGCAGCATATGAAGCAGAAGAAGGAGCAAAGGTGAATGCTGTATATGTTCCAGACGGTATAACAAATGGAAAGCTGTTATCGGCGATATCTGGAGGAAATCCACCGGACTTAGTATTAGGAGATGGAAATGACTATCAACTTGCTTATAGTCTAGCAGCTCAAGGTGCTTTAGAACCACTGGATGATTATTTAAAGGAAGCAGGTTTTGATGAAAATAGTGTTTTAGATGGATTCAAAGATTTAATGAAATCATCTGATGGAAAAACATATATTCTTCCACAAGATTCCAATGTAAACTTACTCTACTATAATGTTGACATGTTTGAAGCAGCAGGACTAGATCCTGATAACCCACCACAGACAATTGAAGAGCTTGATAAGGCTGCTGAAGCTTTGACGAAAGTAAAAGATGATGGAAGTTTCGAGACGTTAGGGTTTATTCCTTGGATTGATGCAGGTGAAGATCCGTACACATGGCCATGGGCGTTTGGTGCGACTATGTATGACACAGACGCGAAAAAAGTCACATTGAATGAGCAGCCTATGGTTGAGGCATTTACATGGATGGACACTTATGCGAAGAAATATGATCCAGAGAAAATTAAATCTTTCACTTCTGGATTTGGTGGGGCATTTTCTCCAGACCATCCATTCATGAAAGGAAAAGTAGCCATGACTGTGAATGGAAACTGGTTTGCAAATGCGTTGAAAATTTATTCTCCAGATACCAAATATAAAGTAGCACCAATTCCTAGCCCACCAGATGGAAGAAAAGATTCTAGTGTGTTTGGAACAAACGTCTTTTTTGTACCAAAAGGAGCAAAAAATCCACAAGCCGCTATTAACTTTGCTTTATATGGAAACCAAGACAAAGTCTTAGCGGATAACATTAATATTTGGCGATCCATTTCCATATGGAAAGAAAAATCAGATGCGATTGAATGGGAAAATGATCCAGTATATGATACCGTTCTAAAGGTTGCTGCATCCCCAGATTCAGGTCATCCTGCTCTCACATCTGTAGCAAGTGAGATGGGTGATGAACTAACTAGTATACGAGATGGTGTGATCTATAATCATGATGATCCTGCACAGCTTCTTCAAAAGGCACAGGATAAATTACAAGAAACTTTAGAGAAAAAGTAA
- a CDS encoding LacI family DNA-binding transcriptional regulator — protein sequence MKRNNKINSTQIAQLAGVSRSTVSRVINNYKSVPPETKEKVMKVIKEYNYFPDMSAQVLAGKNMRNIGLFIIDKGGVSSDPTSNTLITSMIEEASSQDYYVLTNIIQDCKSPKNIERIKTVFYQNRIDAGIFMGADNHEPFIEELIAEGFIIGIVDQDLPGRNEPNRIVYSFDNESGAMKAVDYLVSLNHQMIGIINGDIKRHAGLARHEGYLKAMKKHGLPIRKEWILQSDFSSTSGYTTMKNFLNTNPELPSAFFAANDSIAFGAIRALNEKKIQVPSDVSIIGIDDHVLSQLYHPPLTTFKADFTGMMQRLTQDVITTIEQDNKEGIKVVMGSELIERESCITL from the coding sequence TTGAAAAGAAACAATAAAATTAACAGCACACAAATTGCTCAACTTGCAGGTGTTTCCAGAAGTACTGTAAGTAGAGTCATAAACAATTACAAAAGTGTTCCACCAGAAACAAAGGAAAAAGTAATGAAAGTTATTAAAGAATATAATTACTTCCCAGATATGTCTGCGCAAGTTCTTGCAGGCAAAAACATGAGGAATATTGGATTATTTATTATTGATAAAGGCGGTGTTTCGAGTGATCCAACAAGCAATACTCTAATTACTAGTATGATAGAAGAAGCATCGTCTCAAGATTATTATGTATTAACCAATATAATACAAGACTGCAAATCTCCCAAAAATATCGAACGAATCAAAACCGTTTTTTATCAAAATCGAATTGATGCGGGTATTTTTATGGGTGCTGATAATCATGAACCTTTCATTGAGGAACTGATTGCAGAAGGGTTTATTATCGGAATTGTTGATCAAGATTTACCAGGCCGAAATGAACCAAATCGTATTGTTTATAGTTTTGATAATGAAAGTGGTGCTATGAAAGCAGTTGACTACTTAGTTAGTTTAAATCATCAGATGATAGGCATTATCAATGGTGATATTAAAAGGCACGCCGGATTAGCCCGACATGAAGGCTATCTTAAAGCGATGAAGAAACATGGTTTACCGATTAGAAAAGAATGGATTTTACAATCTGACTTCAGCAGTACAAGTGGCTATACAACAATGAAAAATTTCTTAAACACAAACCCTGAATTGCCGTCTGCGTTTTTTGCAGCAAATGATAGCATTGCATTCGGGGCCATTCGAGCTCTTAACGAAAAAAAGATCCAAGTACCATCAGATGTATCCATTATTGGTATTGATGATCACGTGTTAAGTCAGTTATATCATCCCCCATTAACAACGTTTAAAGCAGATTTTACTGGAATGATGCAAAGACTTACTCAAGATGTGATCACCACAATTGAACAAGATAATAAAGAGGGGATTAAAGTGGTAATGGGTTCTGAGTTGATTGAAAGAGAGTCATGCATTACTCTTTAA
- a CDS encoding TetR/AcrR family transcriptional regulator: MNERKIRVIKKAHQLFIEKGFQATSIQDILEFSNISKGTFYNYFSSKNELLIAIFSSIYKRIEEERSSLLIGKDPADLEIFIDQVKLHMEINRKNNLLKLLEEVTFIKDEELNQAIKKGQWLTIRWTYKRFIELYGKEKQPFLLDCAIMFLGILQQNMRYYSLAYESNRDYDFVVRYSVQRMKSIVDEVSERQEQLFNPELVERLIGDKNNSKYSQELLIQTISDLKKIIQAVENHEKYTELLELIQEEITEAKHPRQHLIAISLDNIKANEQIAQTEELQTLEKFIKGT, from the coding sequence ATGAATGAACGAAAAATACGAGTGATTAAAAAAGCGCATCAATTATTTATTGAAAAAGGATTTCAAGCAACATCCATACAAGATATTTTAGAATTCAGTAATATTTCTAAAGGAACATTCTATAATTATTTTTCCTCAAAAAATGAATTATTAATTGCTATTTTTTCATCTATTTATAAAAGAATTGAAGAAGAGAGAAGCTCCTTATTAATTGGAAAAGACCCAGCTGATCTTGAAATCTTTATAGATCAAGTAAAGCTTCATATGGAAATAAACCGAAAAAATAATCTCTTAAAACTCCTTGAGGAAGTTACGTTCATTAAGGATGAGGAATTAAACCAAGCGATTAAAAAGGGACAATGGCTAACGATACGATGGACGTACAAGAGGTTTATTGAGTTATATGGGAAAGAAAAACAACCTTTTCTATTAGATTGTGCGATTATGTTTTTGGGGATTTTACAGCAAAACATGAGGTATTACTCATTAGCTTATGAATCAAACCGTGATTATGATTTTGTTGTAAGATATAGTGTTCAGAGAATGAAATCAATCGTTGATGAAGTATCTGAAAGGCAAGAGCAATTATTTAACCCTGAACTAGTTGAAAGGCTAATAGGAGATAAAAATAACAGTAAATATTCACAAGAATTACTAATTCAAACTATTTCAGACTTGAAGAAAATAATCCAGGCTGTAGAGAACCATGAAAAATACACGGAGCTTCTAGAATTGATACAAGAAGAAATAACAGAGGCAAAACATCCAAGACAACACCTAATCGCAATCTCTCTCGATAACATAAAAGCAAACGAACAAATTGCACAAACAGAAGAACTCCAAACACTAGAAAAGTTTATAAAAGGGACATAG
- a CDS encoding DUF4256 domain-containing protein yields MTKKELLLEQSEELLLKVLKDRFEKNMNRHKGLEWGKIQAKLAENTEKLWSLNEMEKTEGEPDVVGFDEETNEYIFIDCSQESPKGRRSVCYDQEALESRKKHKPENSAINMATSMGIELLTEDQYRELQKLGKFDMKTSSWVQTPADIRKLGGALFCDFRYGHVFVYHNGADSYYAARGFRGSLRV; encoded by the coding sequence ATGACAAAAAAAGAGTTGTTATTAGAACAAAGTGAAGAGTTGTTACTCAAAGTATTAAAAGACCGTTTTGAGAAAAATATGAATCGTCATAAAGGCCTTGAATGGGGTAAAATTCAAGCAAAACTGGCTGAAAATACCGAAAAACTATGGTCACTCAATGAAATGGAAAAAACTGAAGGTGAGCCTGATGTTGTTGGTTTTGATGAAGAGACGAATGAATACATTTTTATTGATTGTTCACAAGAAAGCCCTAAAGGCCGTAGAAGTGTTTGTTATGACCAAGAAGCGCTAGAGTCTAGAAAGAAACATAAACCTGAAAATAGCGCTATTAATATGGCGACTTCTATGGGAATCGAACTATTAACTGAAGATCAATATCGAGAGTTGCAGAAGCTTGGAAAGTTCGATATGAAAACATCGAGTTGGGTGCAAACACCAGCTGATATTAGAAAACTAGGTGGAGCACTATTTTGTGATTTTCGGTACGGACACGTGTTTGTGTACCACAATGGTGCAGACTCGTATTATGCTGCTAGAGGTTTTCGTGGGTCGCTAAGAGTATAA